A window of Oryza glaberrima chromosome 2, OglaRS2, whole genome shotgun sequence genomic DNA:
ACGAATTCAGTAGTTTTCACAACTGATACCCCAGCTTCACGAACTTTTGAAaccaatatttttagatttgCTTTTCTGCCAACCATCGAAGTAAACCACCTAAAACAATAAAAGGAACAATGAGCCCAGAGACAATTAAAAGGCTATTATCATGTTAGGTTAGTATTTGAATCACCTGAAAGAGTTCTTAAGGGAAACACTGTCTTCAATTATACGAGTTATAAATGCCTGTTCACCACCAGGACAAACCATCTCTTCAGCAGTTCCACCGCATGAAGTTTTTGGATTAAGACCAGCTTCCTCTATACTTTCAAAGAAAGGAGGATTGCACATACAGAAGTCAAAGCTCTCACTATCCTTCACAACGCCAAGAAGGATAGATGGTTTCGACCTCAGTACACCATCCACTGGCTTCGAAGTGTTCTCCCTGGCTGCTTCACCATCAACTGCTTCAGATTCAGAAGAACAGGACATTTTGTTTGCATTTCTAATCTCAACCAGAGCTGCTAGCTGTGGATTGCTCTCCACATTCTTTTTAGCCCATTCAAGGGCAACATCAGTGACATCTACAAACACAGGGGTAATCCGATTAAAAGAGAAATGCAAATAAAAGTTCAACTAACATAAGAAACTCTAATTGATGCTTTGCAAAACTTATATTGTACATGATCTAAAGCATACCAGATCCAACAAAGCTCCAGCCTAGTAAAGAAGCCCCAAGCAGAGGGTAGATGCAATTGGCACCTGTGCCTATGTCAAAGCCCCTTACAGTCTTGTTTGAACTGGATATTGGTGGTATGAGGTCTGATGAGAGAAGATCCTCAATCCAGTGGATGTAATTGGATCTGTTTGGCACAGTAGGGCACAGCTGTCCATCCGGAATCCACCTGACGGTAGTTAGCGACAAATGTCATGTTCATATATTAGATTAAATAAGATATTGATCACAAACCATATGCATGACACTTAGCCAATAACATATTGAGCACTAGTAAATATTTTGCATGACAAACGAACATCACGATTCTCTCTCTTCAAATAAACATGGCAGCTAAAACTTCTTCAGAGAGGCCATTTGAATTTTGAACTGTTAGTGCAACAATAGTACCATTTCTGATATAGTAGCATCATCAGAAAAACTACTGAAGTTACTTAGAACAATCAAATTCCCTCAAGCTCACTCCTGATAGTAGCAACTAGCATCAACAGTTCATAGAATGACAAATGAGACGCAACAGCTTGAGCTCGATGCTGCGGATGGCTGAATTGAGTGGTACCCTAGTGATTCTTCAGCAGAGCAATACCGGGATGCACTAGAAGCACAGACGGATTAGGGTTCAGGGAAGTGAGCCCAGAGAGTGTAATTAGTACCAACCAGTTGACGCCGTggtcgtggaggaggaggacgcgcgtGAGCTCGCGGGTGGCGGCGAAGTCGGTGAAGTCGATGGAGGCGCGGCCTCCCCGGGAGACGGAGACGAAGGGGGCAAAGGACGGGTAGAGCGACGCCAGCGACGCGAAgtccggcgccgcggcggcgtagCGGTTGCGCGGGTGGATCGCCGGCGCCTCCGagccgtcccgccgccgccgcttcctcccaCCCCCCATGACGTGGATGGACCAACGGCGGCA
This region includes:
- the LOC127762778 gene encoding uncharacterized protein LOC127762778, with product MGGGRKRRRRDGSEAPAIHPRNRYAAAAPDFASLASLYPSFAPFVSVSRGGRASIDFTDFAATRELTRVLLLHDHGVNWWIPDGQLCPTVPNRSNYIHWIEDLLSSDLIPPISSSNKTVRGFDIGTGANCIYPLLGASLLGWSFVGSDVTDVALEWAKKNVESNPQLAALVEIRNANKMSCSSESEAVDGEAARENTSKPVDGVLRSKPSILLGVVKDSESFDFCMCNPPFFESIEEAGLNPKTSCGGTAEEMVCPGGEQAFITRIIEDSVSLKNSFRWFTSMVGRKANLKILVSKVREAGVSVVKTTEFVQGQTARWGLAWSFIAPRKMVIRSSTPGKANYSFMLQGLRREYGAFQVLKSAESFFHASNLSCKTDSSLFSIDVTLSDEQAQAAMLHDESGSVEGNSTKLHSGVTGTSFRISVFEQMPGTLLVRGSLLNKALSGIFSSTFSQLEDTLKMEFLSKAR